A single region of the Brachypodium distachyon strain Bd21 chromosome 3, Brachypodium_distachyon_v3.0, whole genome shotgun sequence genome encodes:
- the LOC100825725 gene encoding LOW QUALITY PROTEIN: receptor protein-tyrosine kinase CEPR1 (The sequence of the model RefSeq protein was modified relative to this genomic sequence to represent the inferred CDS: inserted 2 bases in 1 codon) produces the protein MNPGRHFSFRACFGLGNGSGGGPVIYNEQDIRNNLGDGDVISSIDGGTWTSELYRVQLQDTSRAVKKLQNASGAVDASLNDRWQSEVNLLDSISHDNIISLAGSIPRDDYILLVLDHKENGSLYQWLHPDPTQLAAQGVLGWQTRRVIAIGGAKGLCSLHHGRARNNPIVHHNINSGSILLDASLKPKIAGLDLARVSLAGPDQPVPVCEPTVLNMFGLTAPEYETVVYAKIDVYSFGVVLLELITGRVAYDYEYEDTVDGHPHLATWAGRHCDXACDIAIRDQARYFNEMAAMFNLGVDCTVREPQERPSMREVLYRLRNLGR, from the exons ATGAATCCAGGACGTCATTTCTCGTTCCGTGCATGCTTCGGGCTAGGCAATGGAAGCGGTGGTGGCCCTGTGATTTACAATGAGCAAGATATACGTAACAACCTTGGTGATGGTGATGTCATCAGCAGCATCGATGGTGGCACCTGGACGTCTGAATTGTACCGAGTTCAGCTGCAGGACACATCCAGGGcggtgaagaagctgcagaACGCTAGTGGAGCAGTGGATGCTAGCCTCAACGACCGTTGGCAGTCGGAGGTGAACTTGCTGGACAGCATTAGCCATGACAACATCATCAGTCTTGCAGGTTCCATTCCGAGGGACGACTACATCCTGCTCGTCCTTGACCACAAGGAGAATGGCAGCCTCTACCAGTGGCTGCACCCTGATCCCACCCAGCTGGCTGCACAGGGGGTGCTGGGCTGGCAGACGAGGCGCGTCATTGCCATCGGCGGCGCCAAAGGGCTCTGCTCCCTGCACCACGGACGCGCACGCAACAACCCCATCGTGCACCACAACATCAACTCCGGCAGCATCTTGCTTGACGCTAGCCTCAAGCCCAAGATCGCTGGCCTCGATCTTGCTCGGGTCAGCCTTGCCGGACCTGACCAGCCGGTGCCAGTCTGCGAGCCCACTGTTCTAAACATGTTCGGCTTGACGGCTCCAG AATATGAAACTGTGGTGTACGCCAAGATCGATGTGTATAGCTTCGGtgtggtgctgctggagctCATCACTGGGCGGGTGGCCTACGACTACGAGTATGAAGATACCGTGGATGGCCACCCCCACCTGGCAACCTGGGCAGGGAGGCATTGCGA CGCCTGTGACATCGCCATCCGAGATCAAGCACGATACTTCAATGAGATGGCTGCCATGTTCAACCTGGGCGTGGATTGCACCGTTAGGGAGCCGCAGGAGAGGCCTTCCATGCGTGAGGTTCTCTACCGCCTCCGCAACCTTGGCCGTTGA
- the LOC100826353 gene encoding MDIS1-interacting receptor like kinase 1: protein MSPGWKDCAGCFKGSETSNDCHPLFDHILNNLRKDNVMSCIDGCTWRSEVHRVQLQNQSKALVVKKVQNESGNAVDPCLHDHCQSEVNLLDSICHDNIISLADYIRRDNFILLIYDHEENGSLYHWLHNPVPPQPAAEGVVLEWPTRRGIAIRVADGLCHLHYGRKNPVVHHNINSTNILLDADLNPKIAGFDLARVVSFAGQPVPISELAASNMFGYTAPEYLTTGATVKVDSYSYGVVLLELATGRVASRPLVTNEAIADGHLGIWAGIHSKDLVRNAGDFSTVVDMAIPDQARYLKEMVAMFKLGVDCTVEQPQERPDMNEVLHRLRNLGR, encoded by the exons ATGAGTCCGGGATGGAAAGACTGCGCCGGCTGCTTCAAGGGCAGCGAGACAAGCAATGACTGTCACCCCCTGTTTGATCATATACTTAACAACCTTCGCAAGGACAATGTCATGAGCTGTATCGATGGTTGCACCTGGAGGTCGGAAGTGCACCGAGTTCAGCTGCAGAATCAATCCAAGGCGCTGGTTGTGAAGAAGGTGCAAAACGAGAGTGGAAATGCAGTGGATCCATGTCTTCACGACCACTGCCAGTCTGAGGTGAACCTGCTGGACAGCATTTGCCATGACAACATCATCAGTCTTGCGGATTATATTCGCCGGGACAACTTCATCCTGCTCATCTACGACCATGAGGAGAACGGCAGTCTTTACCATTGGCTGCACAACCCTGTtcccccccagccggctgcagAGGGGGTGGTGCTGGAATGGCCGACTAGGCGGGGCATCGCCATCCGCGTCGCTGACGGGCTCTGCCACCTGCATTACGGACGCAAGAACCCCGTCGTGCACCACAACATCAACTCTACCAACATATTGCTTGATGCTGACCTCAACCCCAAGATCGCTGGCTTCGATCTTGCTCGGGTCGTCAGCTTTGCTGGACAGCCGGTGCCAATCTCGGAGCTCGCTGCTAGCAACATGTTCGGCTACACGGCTCCAG AATATCTGACCACGGGGGCGACCGTCAAGGTTGACTCGTACAGCTATGGTGTGGTGCTTTTGGAGCTCGCGACCGGGCGGGTGGCCAGCAGGCCCCTGGTGACCAACGAAGCCATTGCGGATGGCCACTTGGGAATCTGGGCAGGGATTCATTCGAAAGACCTGGTGCGGAATGCTGGAGATTTCAGCACCGTCGTCGACATGGCCATCCCAGATCAAGCCCGATACCTCAAGGAGATGGTGGCCATGTTCAAGCTAGGCGTGGATTGCACCGTCGAGCAGCCGCAGGAGAGGCCAGACATGAATGAGGTTCTCCATCGCCTCCGCAACCTTGGCCGTTGA
- the LOC100826042 gene encoding receptor protein-tyrosine kinase CEPR1 isoform X1: MQSELSVQTSCRACRVSFQCRELLPVDRGFRRRGRRQRRPGRRQLIRKVIGISGVEVQVLTMNPGRHFSLRACFGLGNGSGGGPVIYNEQDILDNLGDAEVISSINIGGIWTSVLYRVELQDTSRVVVVKKLQNERGSTVDASLNDRCQSEVNLLESIGHDNIISLAGCIPGDDSILLVYDHKENGSLNQWLHPDPPQLAAQGVLGWPTRRAIAIGAAQGLCCLHHGRNHPIVHHNINSTNILLDTGLKPKITGFDLARINLAGPDQPVPIWELTAANMVGYTAPEYLTVGATAKVDVYSFGVVLLGLVTGRVAYEPIEDGHLAAWAGTHCNRLMENTGDFSGVVDMAIPHRARYLKEMAAMFKLGVDCTVREPQERPSMHEVLYRLRNRGR; encoded by the exons ATGCAGAGCGAGCTTTCAGTACAGACGAGCTGCCGAGCATGCAGAGTGAGCTTCCAGTGCAGAGAGCTGCTGCCTGTAGATCGCGGTTTTCGAcgccgaggaagacggcaGCGACGtcccgggcggcggcagcttaTACGCAAG GTTATTGGTATTAGTGGCGTGGAGGTGCAGGTGCTGACGATGAATCCAGGACGTCATTTCTCGTTGCGTGCATGCTTCGGGCTAGGCAATGGAAGCGGTGGTGGCCCTGTGATTTACAATGAGCAAGATATACTTGATAACCTTGGTGATGCTGAAGTCATCAGCAGCATCAATATTGGTGGCATCTGGACGTCTGTATTGTACCGAGTTGAGCTGCAGGACACATCCAGAGTGGTGGTCGTGAAGAAGCTGCAGAACGAGAGGGGAAGCACAGTGGATGCTAGTCTTAACGACCGCTGCCAGTCGGAGGTGAACTTGCTGGAAAGCATTGGCCACGACAACATCATCAGTCTTGCAGGTTGCATTCCGGGGGACGACTCCATCCTGCTCGTCTATGACCACAAGGAGAATGGCAGCCTCAACCAGTGGCTGCACCCTGATCCCCCCCAGTTGGCGGCACAGGGTGTGCTAGGCTGGCCGACAAGGCGGGCCATCGCCATTGGCGCCGCCCAAGGGCTCTGCTGCTTGCACCATGGACGTAACCACCCCATCGTACACCACAACATCAACTCTACCAACATCTTGCTTGACACTGGCCTCAAGCCCAAGATCACAGGTTTCGATCTTGCGCGGATCAACCTCGCGGGACCTGACCAACCGGTGCCAATCTGGGAGCTCACTGCTGCCAACATGGTGGGCTATACGGCCCCTG AATATCTGACCGTCGGAGCCACCGCCAAGGTCGACGTGTACAGCTTTGGTGTGGTGCTGCTGGGGCTTGTCACTGGGCGGGTGGCCTACGAACCCATTGAGGATGGCCACCTGGCAGCCTGGGCAGGGACGCATTGCAACCGTCTGATGGAAAACACTGGAGATTTCAGCGGCGTCGTCGATATGGCCATCCCACATCGTGCGCGATACCTCAAGGAGATGGCCGCCATGTTCAAGCTGGGCGTGGATTGCACCGTCAGGGAACCGCAGGAGAGGCCATCCATGCACGAGGTTCTCTACCGCCTCCGCAACCGTGGCCGTTGA
- the LOC100826042 gene encoding receptor protein-tyrosine kinase CEPR1 isoform X2 — protein sequence MNPGRHFSLRACFGLGNGSGGGPVIYNEQDILDNLGDAEVISSINIGGIWTSVLYRVELQDTSRVVVVKKLQNERGSTVDASLNDRCQSEVNLLESIGHDNIISLAGCIPGDDSILLVYDHKENGSLNQWLHPDPPQLAAQGVLGWPTRRAIAIGAAQGLCCLHHGRNHPIVHHNINSTNILLDTGLKPKITGFDLARINLAGPDQPVPIWELTAANMVGYTAPEYLTVGATAKVDVYSFGVVLLGLVTGRVAYEPIEDGHLAAWAGTHCNRLMENTGDFSGVVDMAIPHRARYLKEMAAMFKLGVDCTVREPQERPSMHEVLYRLRNRGR from the exons ATGAATCCAGGACGTCATTTCTCGTTGCGTGCATGCTTCGGGCTAGGCAATGGAAGCGGTGGTGGCCCTGTGATTTACAATGAGCAAGATATACTTGATAACCTTGGTGATGCTGAAGTCATCAGCAGCATCAATATTGGTGGCATCTGGACGTCTGTATTGTACCGAGTTGAGCTGCAGGACACATCCAGAGTGGTGGTCGTGAAGAAGCTGCAGAACGAGAGGGGAAGCACAGTGGATGCTAGTCTTAACGACCGCTGCCAGTCGGAGGTGAACTTGCTGGAAAGCATTGGCCACGACAACATCATCAGTCTTGCAGGTTGCATTCCGGGGGACGACTCCATCCTGCTCGTCTATGACCACAAGGAGAATGGCAGCCTCAACCAGTGGCTGCACCCTGATCCCCCCCAGTTGGCGGCACAGGGTGTGCTAGGCTGGCCGACAAGGCGGGCCATCGCCATTGGCGCCGCCCAAGGGCTCTGCTGCTTGCACCATGGACGTAACCACCCCATCGTACACCACAACATCAACTCTACCAACATCTTGCTTGACACTGGCCTCAAGCCCAAGATCACAGGTTTCGATCTTGCGCGGATCAACCTCGCGGGACCTGACCAACCGGTGCCAATCTGGGAGCTCACTGCTGCCAACATGGTGGGCTATACGGCCCCTG AATATCTGACCGTCGGAGCCACCGCCAAGGTCGACGTGTACAGCTTTGGTGTGGTGCTGCTGGGGCTTGTCACTGGGCGGGTGGCCTACGAACCCATTGAGGATGGCCACCTGGCAGCCTGGGCAGGGACGCATTGCAACCGTCTGATGGAAAACACTGGAGATTTCAGCGGCGTCGTCGATATGGCCATCCCACATCGTGCGCGATACCTCAAGGAGATGGCCGCCATGTTCAAGCTGGGCGTGGATTGCACCGTCAGGGAACCGCAGGAGAGGCCATCCATGCACGAGGTTCTCTACCGCCTCCGCAACCGTGGCCGTTGA